The Pangasianodon hypophthalmus isolate fPanHyp1 chromosome 5, fPanHyp1.pri, whole genome shotgun sequence genome includes a window with the following:
- the LOC128318388 gene encoding histone H4 — MSGRGKGGKGLGKGGAKRHRKVLRDNIQGITKPAIRRLARRGGVKRISGLIYEETRGVLKVFLENVIRDAVTYTEHAKRKTVTAMDVVYALKRQGRTLYGFGG; from the coding sequence ATGTCTGGCAGAGGCAAGGGCGGAAAGGGGCTCGGCAAAGGAGGCGCCAAGCGTCACCGTAAAGTTCTTCGCGATAACATCCAGGGAATCACCAAGCCGGCTATTCGCCGTCTGGCTCGCCGTGGTGGTGTTAAGCGTATTTCCGGTCTGATCTACGAAGAGACTCGCGGTGTGCTGAAGGTGTTCCTGGAGAACGTGATCCGCGACGCCGTCACCTACACCGAGCATGCCAAGAGGAAGACGGTCACCGCCATGGATGTGGTGTACGCCCTGAAACGCCAGGGACGCACCCTGTACGGCTTCGGCGGTTAA
- the LOC128318380 gene encoding histone H2B-like produces the protein MPDPAKAAPKKGSKKAVTKTAGKGGKKRRKSRKESYAIYVYKVLKQVHPDTGISSKAMGIMNSFVNDIFERIAGESSRLAHYNKRSTITSREIQTAVRLLLPGELAKHAVSEGTKAVTKYTSSK, from the coding sequence atgcCCGACCCAGCCAAGGCCGCTCCCAAGAAGGGATCCAAGAAAGCCGTGACCAAGACGGCCGGCAAAGGAGGCAAGAAGCGCAGAAAGTCCAGGAAGGAGAGCTACGCTATCTACGTGTACAAAGTCCTGAAGCAGGTGCACCCCGACACCGGCATCTCTTCTAAGGCGATGGGCATCATGAACTCGTTCGTGAACGACATCTTCGAGCGTATCGCCGGTGAGTCCTCTCGTCTGGCTCATTACAACAAGCGCTCCACCATCACCTCCAGGGAGATCCAGACCGCCGTGCGCCTGTTGCTTCCCGGCGAGCTGGCCAAGCACGCCGTGTCCGAGGGCACCAAGGCCGTCACCAAGTACACCAGCTCCAAGTAA